The following are encoded together in the Hydrogenoanaerobacterium saccharovorans genome:
- a CDS encoding helix-turn-helix domain-containing protein: MTFSEKLKLIRKANNLTQADFANYIGISRGNLANIELGNVQPTQVFINCVSLMFNIDKNWLLDDNNNDLSALNGSTNMLSLIMEKYEQLDDKYKKFVETQINQLLEMQGDHREE, translated from the coding sequence ATGACGTTTTCTGAAAAGTTGAAACTCATAAGAAAAGCAAACAATTTAACGCAAGCCGACTTTGCAAATTACATCGGAATATCCAGAGGCAATTTGGCAAATATTGAACTTGGTAACGTTCAGCCAACGCAAGTTTTTATCAACTGCGTTTCGCTGATGTTTAACATTGATAAAAACTGGCTATTAGACGATAACAACAATGATTTAAGTGCTTTAAACGGGTCGACTAACATGCTTTCGCTGATTATGGAAAAATACGAACAGCTTGATGATAAATACAAAAAGTTTGTAGAAACTCAGATAAACCAGCTGTTGGAAATGCAAGGCGATCATCGGGAAGAATAA